A stretch of the Melitaea cinxia chromosome 14, ilMelCinx1.1, whole genome shotgun sequence genome encodes the following:
- the LOC123659833 gene encoding prolactin-releasing peptide receptor-like: MNETTFGDTYTLNITDKFRIESNETTPPGHIIGYENIIDNKWIQGCFCVIYTIIFVLGLLGNSTVCFVVIRNKAMQTVTNLFITNLALSDILLCIFGVPFTPLYSFRGSWSWGSLLCHMMPSAQGCSVYISTLTLMSIAIDRFFVIIYPFRPRMKIEMCITVIIMIWTFSITVTLPYAIFMTYLDLDIGRFCEEKWPTEKMRRVFGSVTSILQFVLPFTVIAFCYTCVSFKLNDRAKAKAASKNTRKEEFDKNRKRRTNQMLIAMVTIFGLSWLPLNVTNLYNDYYTYAIHSKYYLLAFFLCHVIAMSSTCYNPFIYAWMNENFRKEFKQLIPCIDTTVQLRSNIPLEQLGAGQSEKTYNGNTTTDSYVGSSSQRATSFRHKRKPSAAADVEKSGVELNEDLLTVDVKHCHISTSYNLRRESVKLRLINEESFDVPSQSQF; the protein is encoded by the coding sequence AtgaatgaaacaacttttgGTGATACTTACACACTCAATATAACAGATAAATTCAGAATCGAATCAAATGAGACTACACCTCCAGGACATATAATCGGCTACGAGAATATCATAGACAACAAATGGATCCAAGGCTGCTTTTGCGTGATATACACGATAATATTCGTCTTGGGACTACTCGGAAACTCTACAGTTTGCTTCGTCGTGATCAGAAACAAAGCCATGCAGACAgtcacaaatttatttattactaacttAGCGTTGTCTGACATCTTATTATGCATCTTCGGAGTCCCATTTACCCCTTTATATTCATTTCGAGGCTCTTGGAGTTGGGGCTCACTCTTGTGTCACATGATGCCTTCAGCACAAGGCTGCAGCGTATACATATCAACTTTGACACTCATGTCTATTGCTATCGATAGATTTTTCGTAATAATATATCCTTTTCGACCGAGAATGAAGATTGAGATGTGCATCACAGTCATTATAATGATATGGACTTTTTCTATAACTGTAACTCTACCTTACGCGATATTTATGACTTACTTAGATTTAGACATTGGTAGATTCTGCGAGGAAAAATGGCCGACGGAAAAAATGAGAAGAGTTTTCGGCTCAGTGACATCTATACTCCAATTCGTTTTGCCTTTCACCGTGATTGCTTTCTGTTACACGTGTGTTAGTTTCAAATTGAATGATAGAGCCAAAGCAAAGGCTGCCAGCAAAAATACTAGAAAAGAGGAATTCGATAAAAATAGAAAGCGGCGCACGAATCAAATGCTCATAGCAATGGTAACTATTTTCGGACTCTCATGGTTGCCTTTAAATGTCACAAATCTGTATAACGACTACTACACGTACGCTATTCATTCGAAATACTATTTACTGGCATTTTTTCTATGTCACGTAATCGCAATGTCGTCGACTTGCTATAATCCTTTTATTTACGCGTGGATGAATGAGAACTTTAGGAAGGAATTCAAACAATTGATACCTTGCATCGATACGACTGTACAACTAAGGAGCAACATTCCATTAGAGCAATTAGGTGCGGGTCAATCCGAGAAGACATATAATGGGAATACCACGACAGACAGTTATGTAGGTTCAAGTTCCCAAAGAGCTACTTCGTTTAGACATAAAAGGAAACCGAGTGCTGCAGCAGATGTTGAAAAGAGTGGAGTTGAGTTGAATGAAGATTTGCTGACAGTAGACGTGAAACATTGTCACATATCGACGAGCTACAATTTAAGACGAGAATCGGTTAAATTGAGACTTATTAATGAGGAATCTTTCGATGTACCATCGCAGAGTCAATTCTAA
- the LOC123659621 gene encoding uncharacterized protein LOC123659621, whose translation MYMLVIIDAFTKFINIRAVRDTKSITAIKVFKEHFSYFGVPSRLITDRGTCFTSAKFKDFTDKLKIKHILNAVATPRANGQVERFNRTISDALSAKCHGGNDNIWDDYIGEIQLGINTTSNKTTGKSPSELLFGCRLMNASENLLADVISETTERIEGEALDRLRSDARERIEKQQEYAKKQFDKRRTCQRQYNVGDLVRIERTVIDKDHVGKSHKLIPKFQGPYRILKILPNDRFLVEDTPLTRRGNKRYENVVALDKIHPWMNFKGFTSDSTDSDQSEGSEIELEKE comes from the coding sequence ATGTACATGCTTGTTATTATCGAcgcttttacaaaatttattaatattcgaGCCGTACGAGATACAAAATCGATTACGGCGATCAAAGTATTTAAAGaacattttagttattttgGCGTTCCTTCTCGTCTTATAACGGATCGTGGTACTTGTTTTACAAGCgcaaaatttaaagattttacagataaattaaaaataaagcataTTCTAAATGCAGTGGCTACTCCAAGAGCGAATGGACAGGTCGAGAGGTTTAATCGGACCATATCAGATGCCCTAAGTGCAAAATGTCACGGTGGGAATGATAATATATGGGACGATTACATCGGAGAGATTCAGTTAGGCATTAATACCACTAGTAATAAAACAACAGGGAAAAGCCCCTCAGAATTATTATTCGGATGCAGACTGATGAATGCATCTGAAAATCTTTTGGCCGACGTAATTAGTGAAACAACTGAACGAATCGAGGGTGAGGCATTAGATAGGTTGAGGTCAGATGCTAGAGAGAGAATAGAGAAGCAACAGGAATATGCTAAAAAGCAGTTTGATAAGCGTAGGACATGTCAGCGGCAATATAATGTAGGTGATTTGGTCAGGATAGAAAGAACCGTAATAGACAAAGATCACGTAGGGAAATCGCACAAGCTCATCCCTAAATTTCAAGGTCCTTATAGGATTCTTAAGATATTACCCAACGACAGATTTCTCGTTGAAGATACTCCATTAACGAGGAGAGGTAACAAGAGGTATGAGAACGTTGTCGCGTTGGATAAAATTCATCCCTGGATGAACTTTAAGGGTTTCACTAGTGATAGCACTGACAGCGATCAAAGTGAGGGTTCAGAAATTGAGTTAGagaaagaataa